From a single Nematostella vectensis chromosome 3, jaNemVect1.1, whole genome shotgun sequence genomic region:
- the LOC5501843 gene encoding protein Wnt-4, whose protein sequence is MIALKIVILTQLVMASLVYSSQWLSLALTGSNPNRFLSKKNCDEIGQLLNHRQVQVCKRNIQVMDSVKDGASVALFECQHQFRYRPWNCTTVQFSRSPVFGNSINGGTREAAFVHAISSAGVAYAVTQACSSGRLGQKCGCDRKTRGQADGFNWAGCSDDIDFGMTFATRFVDARERGSGIGSPARVLMNLHNNRGGRLAVKKFMDLQCKCHGVSGSCNIKTCWRALPNFRIVGDYIKEKFDGATEVEYKLIGGKHVLVPKNRKYKPHTQMDLVYLVQSPDFCEPNPKTGSLGTQGRICNRTSQAIDGCDLMCCGRGYVSRTEVRQEQCACKFFWCCHVRCQTCMRRVEVSYCK, encoded by the exons ATGATCGCACTTAAGATTGTTATTCTGACGCAGTTGGTAATGGCTTCGCTAGTGTACTCAAGTCAATGGCT ATCGTTAGCGCTCACTGGAAGTAACCCAAATAGATTCTTATCCAAGAAAAACTGTGACGAGATCGGCCAGCTGTTGAATCATCGCCAGGTCCAAGTATGCAAGCGGAACATCCAGGTCATGGACAGTGTGAAAGACGGGGCAAGCGTCGCACTGTTCGAGTGCCAACACCAGTTCCGCTATCGCCCGTGGAACTGCACTACGGTGCAGTTCAGCAGGTCACCCGTCTTTGGAAACTCTATCAATGGAG GGACACGCGAGGCCGCGTTTGTACACGCCATATCATCTGCCGGCGTTGCGTACGCAGTCACTCAGGCGTGCAGCTCCGGGAGACTGGGCCAAAAGTGCGGATGCGACAGGAAGACACGTGGTCAGGCTGACGGCTTCAATTGGGCCGGGTGCAGTGACGACATCGACTTCGGCATGACCTTTGCCACGCGATTCGTGGACGCGCGCGAGCGTGGAAGCGGGATTGGCAGTCCCGCGCGCGTGTTGATGAATTTGCATAATAACAGAGGCGGAAGACTG GCCGTTAAAAAGTTCATGGACTTGCAGTGCAAATGCCACGGGGTATCCGGCTCGTGCAACATCAAAACCTGCTGGCGAGCTTTACCGAACTTTAGAATCGTCGGCGACTACATAAAAGAGAAATTCGATGGAGCTACTGAGGTCGAGTACAAACTAATAGGCGGGAAACACGTGCTTGTGCCCAAAAATCGCAAATATAAACCTCACACTCAAATGGACCTGGTGTATCTGGTACAGTCACCCGACTTCTGCGAACCCAACCCTAAGACTGGTTCCTTAGGGACACAAGGACGCATCTGTAATCGGACATCTCAGGCGATTGACGGGTGCGACTTGATGTGCTGCGGGCGTGGCTACGTCTCTCGCACGGAAGTGAGGCAGGAGCAATGCGCGTGCAAGTTCTTCTGGTGTTGTCACGTGAGATGCCAGACATGCATGCGAAGAGTCGAGGTGAGCTATTGCAAATAA